TGTTCACCTCACTTTCTCATCTAAACTTAATAATTCTTTTGTGTTTTCCTCGTGAAAGAAAATGATTCTGCCAATACAGGAAAACATTTTTTTttgaacacagtacagacgcaagcggtaatatacacgcgcatacactcacccctataaaggcacacacgcacaccctatccctatgagcacctccgaaagactgagccgcCATATCATcagaaatttacgaagtcaccgtaggctatgaaatttacgaagtcaccgtaggcacctcgtcgtcgacgggaacgtctcctcccactgaatgcgcatcACCGTAAATACTGAAATAAATCCAgtaataaatgcgagcaccacggcttgaaccctggtgggctggggataccaccgtccctctaaccatccaaccacagattGGTTTGCAGGAAAAACATATTGTGTCTTGTGTTTCTCAGTTACGCGAGAGTATTATGTCAGTCACTCGGCTTATGGCCCTCTAAGCCGTGTGTCGATGCCAAGACGCACGGAGCGGAGTCTCGGCGCACCACCACATACACCATGGTACTACTCGAAAACACTCAGCGTATTGGAAAAAAAACTTTGTGTATAGTGATAAAATTCAAGTGTTATTATGGCCCGCGCGGCGAATTACCACATCAGGTGGTCATGCTCACCGCACATGATGACATCGTGACGGCGTACATAATACATTTTCTTTTTAAAAAATCTGAAAACTCATCGTCTACGGCAAGCCAAGGGGTCGACAAAATGCACTCGGCTACATTGGATAATATCCGGCCAACCGTCCATTCGTATGATAAACTATTATTTTGGTTGGGTGACTGTTGCTACCTTGCTATATGTATCGATGCAATTACTGTTTTTTATGATCTAATACACTATGCTCCTTAATTTTGAAGCCGTCTCTTTCAATTGAGTTGTTCCATTTCTAATTTGGTTGATGAATTTGACTGGGTCAATAATTTCTCGAGGAGCTCTTCATTCAGTTAAGTTATTCAATACTGAATTTGATTCATGATTTTGATCTGGCCAATGATTTCTCGGATTAATCGGCAACAAACAGACTAAAAAATACAGAACACCAATCCCACACATACTCTCGCCATCTAGAAAGGAAATTAGCGCCAACATGTGACATCGTAGCATCAATATAATACATGCGGCCATCCACCAATGCAAAAACTACCACGTAAGTATGCTTTGATTTGCAGATCATAGAATGACACTGCCAAGAAAGCCCACAAATACACCATATTAAAAAAACATCTTCCCCACGCGCCAAGCCAAATAAGAAACAAAAATTACGAAATCCCAACAACTCCAATGGCGAAGCGAAGTGCACTCAACCCTTCTAGTATATACTACTACATATGTAGTAGCTTGCTTTCCTGCAGTTTTTATTCCATTACTTTTACGAGTGGAGTTGATTTGTTTGGTTTCAGATTTGCTAGATAGAACTGTTGAGAGCTGTGAGTACCAAATGTGTCTGCGTGATTATTTTTATGTTTTTTCATTTTTATTATTGTTTTACCTCAATTCACTCTTCTCTGCTGATCTACTCATGAAATGATGGTGTAGATGCACGAGCGTCTTGCATAATTCCAGGGATGACTCTAAAGGAAAAACAAACTAGCATGCTTAGTTGTTTTACATCAAAATTTGTATTATACTTAATGTGCATGATAAGATACTGTTTATATTTTTATTATCGTACATTAAGATATGTTGGTAGCTAAATCTTTCAGACTCATTGTTCTTTCTTTTGAAGGCCAGGGGTGCACATGGGATGGAATCCATTGGTTTGATACAAGATGGCGGTACGTTGATCCATTTCCTAAAGGTTACCATGAAGCATGGGATCTCGTGCTCATTCCAAGATGATGACACACACAGCAAATCAATGGGGAGCTGAGTTAGCATGAAGTGAGGAATATGAGAACATAATCTATTTTCTCCCGATGGAATGGAGAAGAAAGCACACAACTATAGAGAAGAAAGCCGAAGGAGCATGCATAATATAAACGGAGATGGGAGCATATAGAAACCAAGTTttcaagacttgattttggtgaCCAAATCCTGTTCAGGGTTCAGTTGTGTATTGGGTGTCATTTTTGACACACTTGATGCATGATCAGGAATTCGTCCGAAACCACACGGCGAAGGGTCGAAAAACCTCCCGCATCTACATGTGGCCCTAATATATGTATAAATGGGTGGTGTGATGTTTAAATTTCCACTAAAAACATTGatgtggcacttgcttcacaaacaggACTATCCGACAGGGAAGTTCTGGACTTAGAGTTTGACACCTCCCATTTCGAGGCGGTGGGAGGGAATCTTGTGAAGACATGGGCTCAATGTTGGTTTGACATGTGTTGTCATGCTGCTTctccgctggatgaaaattcggcGCCGCGGTTATATGATGTTGTTCTGTGCGAGGAGAGGCTCAACGTTGCGCTGTCGTGATGCTGCTCCGATGGCGCGCGACCGCCGTCAAGTTGACTGTAATTGATAGGTATTGGAGAATACGAAATAGGAAATACGAAATAGTGATGGGATGCAGATGCTTTGAGATTGTGATAGCCACGTGTCACGTAGAGTGTGTCTAATTTCTTGAAGTGTGACTCCTGATTTCATATAATTTGTCACATTGCGTAGTTGGTCTATCCTATCTATCCCCGATAAGCTTTTGAGGTTTTGAAACAACGCGTGTCGCCAAGCACGGTTGAGAGGGTTAGCCACTGTGTATGCACAACCTGAAGGTGACTAGGagggaaaggggggggggggactgAAATTCAGGAGGAAGGTTCCATGGGTAAGAGCAGGTACAATAGGGAGACATAGGCGGGCTATAAGATGCCACATCTGATTTTTACATAGTTGGAGAAGAGGGAAGAGAAGCGGTTGTAACACGTGCCCTAACACACTCTGCGAGAGaaaaagatgggttttttttTGGCGGGGGTAAAGGGAGTAGGATGGGTCATATATTAATAACATGGCATAGTAGAAGGACTAACTATTATACAAGTAGGCTATTAGGTTGGTTATATGTGATATGTCAACTACATATTTTCTTTTTTGAAATTGACAGCTTCATATATCTGGATGTTGgatatattattaaccatgctcgaAATTTATCATTTTTGGGCAAGCAATGCTACACATACGGGGAGCATTTACGGGTTAAGGGAGAGGCTTAGCTGCGGTTTTCTGATTGGTTAGAAATCAGGATGGGGGCCCACCCCCTCTGAAATTTAGAGGGGGTGAGAAGATTAGTTATAAGAAGACCTGTAAAACCTCCGTAGAAGGCCCGTACATTTAGAATTATATTGTTTTGGGGCTTTGCAATTTTTATTTGTTCCTTTAGAATGCTATTAGTATTACTACGTATTTATGTTTTGCTTTGTATAGTACGAAATGTAGGCAGTATTTGAATAGGTTTAGCAAGGCAGTTTTATCTTGTCCctgcaaaaaagaaagaaaaacagtTTATCTTGCACCTGTAACGTATTTATGCGGCTACGCCAAGGTAAATAAATCCTTTCCTCACctaaggctagccatagtgggggtaactcAGGTAGTAACTTAACACAACCCAAGACagttttgcttatgtggcaagtaTTTAATGAGAAAAGAGGTGcttgtggtaacataatatgttactgtaacatagcgcttCCCGAGACAAATGAGTCTATGAGCTAATAAATGAAACAACCTATGACACTACTACTATGTTAGAGGatctccaatagatggtccaaaaCCGGAGCTGTAAAATTTGGACCGCCAAAAAGTGCGTTTTGGAGCTCCGAAAAAAGCTCAACTCCAACAGATGGTCCAAAATGATGGTCCAAATTTGCAactccaatagatggtccaaaatGAAGATGAAAACGGCCGCGCGGCTGCTACCAGCCACTGTTCAGCCGCGCTTTTGCATTCAAATAGAAACTAAAATTTGAAAATAAAGTGCATCATCATCATAGTTTCAATCAAAAGGGCATCACCATCATAGTATCAAATTTGTCTATCAAAAGAGCATCGTCTCAATCAAAGTTTTTCGCCCTAGAAATTAAAATGCACATGAATATCACTCATTTGGGTCATCAACACCACCGGTATTGTGAACCGTGGTACGATCATCATCTCCATCACCGTCTTTGTCGACGTTCTCAACAAGCGGTGAACTCTCGTTGCCGTGAGCTCCACCGGAACCATCTTCATTGCGTCTCATGTTGCCGCCATATCCACCTCCAACACCACTCATGTTGCCGCCATAGCCACCTCCCAAGCCACCCATCATGTTGCCGCCAAAAGCACCTCCCATGTCGCCAAAGCCACCTCCCATGCCGCCAAAGCCACCTCCCATGTTGCCACCGAACCCACCGCCCATGTTTCCGCCAAATGCACCACTCATGGCACCTCCAATCATGTTCATGTAACCTCCCATGGCACCACCCATGGCACCACCCATGGCTCCACCCATGGCATCTCCCATGCCTCCTCCCATCATCATTTGCCTCATGAGCATTTGCTTCTTCATGAGCATTTCATCGCGACAAAGTTTAACATATGCCTTTGCCTTGGCATCAAGAGTTGATGTGTCCATGAACATAAACTTGAGTGTCCTCTCTTCTACCATCTTCCTCTCGTCGGCCgcggccttcttctcctctaGTTCCACCTTCCTCTCCTCGGCCGCGGCCAACCTCTCCTCGGCTGCCGCCCTCTTCTCCTCGGCCGCCGCCCTTCGCCGCTCCGCCTCACTCCTCTCCTCTATTTCCTTGAGCTTCAAGATTCTTTTTCTCTTCGGCATACTCTTTCCTTGCCATGACAATGGCATCAAATCCTTCTTTGAGATCATTGTCTCCGGCCTTGGTTCCCTTCACTTTCTTGGTTCCATCGGGTCTATAAGATTTTGTCGCGGAGTTAGGAGTGGGGGTCGTCTCTTCAATGGCatcatcttcttcatcctcaacCAACACACTCTTCTTCTTCGACGAATTCAAAAGTCTCTCTAGTTTTCCACTTCTCCACATCCTTGAGCTCTTTGTAGCAATGATGAAAAGTGAAAGcttttcctttccttttcttcttctcgcCTTTCATGTTCCTCTCCCGAAACAATCCTTGTGCAATCATTTTCCACAATAGAACAAGCAACATATCATCATCAACATGTTGAACAAAGAGAAAATATTtgacaaagcacggacgaagagGAAATATTTACCAAATCACTATCACCGCAACCACTTGGGTTCATGCGAGCAACGTTTGCCAAGCAACCGGCCCACTTTGAGCATTCGGTGTTGATGGTGGACCAACGTTGGCGTAGAGAGTCGCTCGAACAGAAGATACCACTTGTGTTGCGCTCGTCGAAATACTCCTTGATGTGTTTCCAATAGGTGCTCACCGTTTGGTCGCTTCCAACGCTTGCATCTTGAGAGATTTTCTTCCAAGCGGTGCATATCAACACATCCTCCGCGGTGCTATAATTGCCACTTCTTCCCTTGACAATGAAGCCCTCATCATCCACATCAAGATTGTCATCATCATACTGGGTTTCATATTCTTGTGACTCATATATGTAATCATCATTTGCCACAGTTGTTGCGTGCATGAAAGCTTCATCATCAACACTACAATTGCACGCACAAGCAATCAAGGACACAAAAAATTTGAAACAACAAACGAGAGCACAACCGCAAAATTTATACCTTTGCGACATTTCGTCGAACATGTTGGAGGCGGTGGCCGTCGGCGTGGCCACATCTTCCTCCAcggccggcggtggcggaggGGGAGGTGGAGGAATGGATGTGTGGCTGCTGGAGGAGGCCGCCGCCGTCTTTGAGACCTTCACCGGCCGCGTAGAACTGTCGGCCGGGTTGCGGCTGCGGTTGGCCGGCCGTTTGACGCTGCCTCCTCGTCCCTTCGCCGGCTTCGCCGACTGCGCGGTGGCCACCGGCCGGGGCGGCGGCATGGCCGCGGATGCGGGCGggatggcagcggcggcggccacgTGGGTCAGCCCACCGGCTGTGGCGGCGGAGAAGGCAGCGGGGTCGTCGGCATCGGCCATGGCGGCGCCGGacggcggggggcggcggcggccgggagGGTCGCGGGCGGGCGGacgggcgcgggcgggcgagaACGGAAATGAAATGGCGGTTGGGCGTTCGCGGGCGGCGGCTAGTTTTGGACCAGATGCATCTCGTGATGTATATTTGCATCGCGAGGTGTTGCATTTTACATCACAAGAAGGCCGCGGTCCAAATTTTTTTGCATATGGACCATCTGTTGGAGCAGCGTTTTTTGTCCCAGACGGTTCAAAAGTTAAGTATTTTTACATTTGAACCGTCTATTGAAGATGCTCTTGCtttgcactatgaaggtagtaatataagttactccccactatgaccagcctaaaaGGCTAAAACTAGAAGCAGAAGCTACAGAGAGGCCGACGGAGGGGTGGGCCATGGATAGGAGGTAGCACAGTCTACACTGGCGAAGGTGGCGGTGCGCTTGTCGAGGTCGATCCCGATGTGCATGTTCTGCTGGGCGATGTTCCCCCAGATCATGCCCCCATCTTCCTTGTGGGCCTCCATCAAAGCCATGCACATCGTCCCCTCCCGCAGCATCACGAACGTGTTCTCCGCCTTGAGCGTCACCACCCCACCGCCTCCCAGGCCCAGCTTCACCTCCGGGACAATCTTCCCGAACGCCGTCTCCCCCACCCCGGACACATCGTAGCAAATAGGTAAATCCTCGTCCGGTGACTTCACCCGCCGGAGCTTGATACTCCGGGTCAGCTCCTCCACCATCGGGTCCAGCAGCTCCTTGACAAGTAACGTCAGCGTCGTGCCAGAGTCCACGATGATGCGGGCCCGCTGCGGCAACGTGAAGCTCCTGTCCCCGATCCTGACGGACTCGAGCGCGATGGTGAGGTATGCGTCGACGTCGGGGTGGAGCAGCGGCGTGGTTACTGCGCCCGGCTCCGTCACGGCAGCGCGGGCGCCGAAGTTGAGGATTGACGGGGTGTTCACgaaggagggcacgaggcagtaGGAGAACCTCCGGCCGATCGACGTGGCGGCACCGAGCTGGTTGGCGAGGGAGAATTTCCCGTCGCCGAACCCAACGAGTCCATCCCCTGTGAAGGCGCCTTTCGTGGACGTGGAGCAGCCGAAGTTGAAATTGGCCACTTGCAGCTGCGGACGGCCGGGGCACCCGACGCAGCCGCCAGGGGCGTCGTCGAAGGTCAAGGTCTCCGTGGAGAGGACGCCGCTAGTCTCGGAGCCGTCGCCGTAGGAGTAAACGTACTTGCAGTTGGATTTAGCGTCGCAGGAGACGCCGGTGCCGGTGAACGCGTGGCACGTGCCGGACTTGCAGTTCACGCGGCCGAACGTCGACGACTTGGACGGGTTGAACACGACCCTCGGCGGCGCTCCCCCGGCGGCTTTGGGAAGATCGGTGGTGCCGTCGTTGCCGCATTTGACCCACAGGAGGTCGCTGCCGGTGTCGGCATAGACGAGCATCCGTGTAGGCGGCAACCCGATGTTGACGTACATGAGGAAGTCGAACGGCGGGATGGAGATGACCTCAGCAACGCCGCCGTCAGGAGAGCCAGTGCCGGCGGTGGCAGCGTACGAGCGTGCCAGTGCCGCGGCGCGCCCCGTGGAACGCCGCACGGCCGCGAGCATGCGGCCATGCGGGGTGAGCGACGGGTCGTGGAACGGCGACTTGACGGAGTGGTCACGGTGGATGAGCTCGACGCTAAAACCGTCGCCACGGCCGGCGTCCGCCGTGCACCCGCACATCTGCCCCGTCAGGAGCACGACGCCAACGAGCAGGACAGCATGAGATACCACACCCGTCATTTGTGCCCGAAATCCCAAGGATTAGCTCCACTGGTCAGAGTTGCGGGTGCCGTTGGTGCTGCGTACGTACTAATAAACGATGATGGTGTAGCATAGATGGTAATTAGTAAATGGGGAGCCGAGACGAATGGGGCAAGTCATGATTTGATATGAATTGTGATTGACTGCAAAATATAGTGCAGCGCACACTCATGCATGCATGAAGAATGAATGGTGATCGTACATTAATTTGATTGGAGAGGGATCATGCGGTTTCTATATTAGTTTTGTAGAAGCGTAATGTAGTTTGAATataatctctactcctaatggacgagTTGGTTGAATAGTCCCCCACTTTCGTCTGGTTTTTTTTCGACTGGTTTTTTCGTCAcctccccaccccaccccaccccacgcACGCACCCCAAAAAAACCACCCCGTAGGAGGAACGCCGTTCCTCTCGATCCcctcccgtcgccgccgccgtcctctcgATCCCCTCCCGTCGCCGCCACCATCCTCTCGATCCCCTCGAGTAAGCGGCGCCGCCGTTGGCTCCCGATCTCCTCGATTaaacgccgccgccgtcgtctctcGATGCCCTCAAGATCGCTGCGCCGCCATCGTCTCTCCATCCCCTCGAGATCCCAGATCCCACACCGCCACCGCCGTCGCCTCCTCCGCTGGCGACGCGGCGAACGAGAGACAAGGGGAACGATGGTCTCCACCGCGGCGGAGGAGGGCGAGGACCCGCGCTGGAGGAGGAACAACATGGGTGCGTATTTTTCTCGTCTGCAGCAGCAGCCTCACTAAGGTGACATACCACGCAAACCCCTTCCTCGCTGAGTTTTTGTGACTCCTTGCCGGTGAATGGCAGTTCATGATGCTTGTTTGCGCTATGGAGAATCGGAGCTATGGTGTCTCCCCCATCCCTCGTTGCGTCATGGCCAGCTCCCTCCATAGCACCACATCGGCTTATAATCACGTCGCGCTAGGTATGGGCCCACGGGAGCCAGCGCTCGGCGGCCCCAGGTCCGGTGTTCCTCGTTGCCGCCGTCGGCTCCGCCACCTACCTCGACGACGGGATCCAGAGCCTCCGCATCCTCCTCCTTCTGTTGGGCGATGACAAGGATCCGATGTTGTGTGCTGCTCCATCTACACGCCTTCTTTCTCATAGGAATCTGTATCGCAGGTTAGTCCTCGATCTTCCATGTGGCTTACTGAATTTGAAGTAGTGATTGAACTATGATCTGAGGCAAATTTGTGGAGAGATTCAGTAGTTGAAGCATCCCGATTGATAACATACACGTTAGTACTCTGAACCTCCAAATTCCCTGCTCTGTTCTTCCAGAAGATACATTATTAGATCCTTTTTTCCTGAGACGAGTCTACATTTTTATATGCTAACATTGCTGTTCATGAGAACGCAACAACACCATCAATTTTAACACATATTTTGAGTTTTACTGATTTGTCTGCAAGTAGAATTTGTGGATTATCAATTCAAGAAATGGGGGCACTGTTTGGGCAAGCCACTATTGAGATGTTTCCGCAAATGACATGATACACCATCATACTTTCTATTTTCTGCATTAGTTTTAGTTTATTGCGATATTTAAGTAAATGTGATCCCTTTTAATTAGCCCAAGTTTTTTTATAAATGGTAGTACGGTATTTCTTCTGATAGAATATATTAAACAATCCAAGTTTTGTTCTTGGAACTATACAAGTGCATCTCCTATTTTATTGTAATAGCATGATGCACTTAATTTTCTTATGAGTGATAATTCTATGTGATTATATGATTATTGGAGCTCACATTTTTTAAGCGATGCATCATGTGTTATTGATTTTAATTTGTCATAGACAATAGTAAAAGGGAAAATCTGGTTGAAAAGTATGTGGTGTACAGTTTATAAAAACTTTCCGGGCTCataaaaatgaaatatgatttagTGTTACTAGAAGAGAGATCTTGATTCGTGGCTTTGATTTAGTTTGAGTTATTTATTTTAAGTTTTATGCTTCATAAATCAGTATGCTGATGCTTGGTACTATAATCATGTGACCTACGAGATCAAGGCCTGGATACACAAGAGGCAGTACCAAGCAGCTACTACTCTCCGGCGACAGCAACAACAAGGCATGTTGCCTTCTATTCTTTTTGGAACCTAGCTATTCGTGTGCTTTTCCTATCACCGTGAATCAAATAATagttgtcaaagctcttggcttAAGACATTCAAATTTATACAAATATTTTCTTGAATAGCTGCTCGAATATTTTTCTTTTGCAAGGATCAAGTACATCTATGTTTCATTACTCACATCTCAAAATAATGTTCTGTAATCAGGATGCATGATTGGCATGGACCATGGAGTATGGATCATCTTGCCATGTTGTGTTCTTCTTGTGTTTAAGATTGTGCTTTTGCAGATGAAGTTGTTGATCCTGCTGAGGCGCGCCGCTGTCATCGGGATATTTGTGAGGGGAAGCGCCCTTTTCGAGAGATTCCAGAGAAGAAATATGTTTTGGGCACGCCGCCTCCTGGTCTGAGTGGTGTTTCAGCTGGTGCTCTGCTGGGGGTCTCTGTCCTGTATCTTCCTCGTGTGGTGCTTCTGTTTCACATGTCCATTGTCGGTCTTCCTAATTCTGTTGTCTTGCCTATAGTTGCTGCGGCCCCTCTCTTTGCTGGTGCATTGGCTGCTGTGCTAGATATTTCGTCTTTGGGCTCTTCTTGCTTGGTGGATATTCATATGTACGGAGATGCTGGCTGCCCATCTATTTTGCAAAGGACAATTTCTTCCAGTTCTAATGTGCGCACGAGTGGGGGGCGTCAGGGTTCGTTGTCAGCTAGCTGTCTGAATCTTCGTGCTTC
The Aegilops tauschii subsp. strangulata cultivar AL8/78 chromosome 3, Aet v6.0, whole genome shotgun sequence genome window above contains:
- the LOC109749989 gene encoding aspartic proteinase CDR1-like — protein: MTGVVSHAVLLVGVVLLTGQMCGCTADAGRGDGFSVELIHRDHSVKSPFHDPSLTPHGRMLAAVRRSTGRAAALARSYAATAGTGSPDGGVAEVISIPPFDFLMYVNIGLPPTRMLVYADTGSDLLWVKCGNDGTTDLPKAAGGAPPRVVFNPSKSSTFGRVNCKSGTCHAFTGTGVSCDAKSNCKYVYSYGDGSETSGVLSTETLTFDDAPGGCVGCPGRPQLQVANFNFGCSTSTKGAFTGDGLVGFGDGKFSLANQLGAATSIGRRFSYCLVPSFVNTPSILNFGARAAVTEPGAVTTPLLHPDVDAYLTIALESVRIGDRSFTLPQRARIIVDSGTTLTLLVKELLDPMVEELTRSIKLRRVKSPDEDLPICYDVSGVGETAFGKIVPEVKLGLGGGGVVTLKAENTFVMLREGTMCMALMEAHKEDGGMIWGNIAQQNMHIGIDLDKRTATFASVDCATSYPWPTPPSASL
- the LOC109749991 gene encoding uncharacterized protein, with translation MVSTAAEEGEDPRWRRNNMVLCFINQYADAWYYNHVTYEIKAWIHKRQYQAATTLRRQQQQDEVVDPAEARRCHRDICEGKRPFREIPEKKYVLGTPPPGLSGVSAGALLGVSVLYLPRVVLLFHMSIVGLPNSVVLPIVAAAPLFAGALAAVLDISSLGSSCLVDIHMYGDAGCPSILQRTISSSSNVRTSGGRQGSLSASCLNLRASDLSHDLLHVRHVRQGDNRILLNCGGAIERFMNEMSCVGFFRLCLNQQEPPKQQESNGWGNWQIRLCGRQLDGGNSARFAVRRPDYARDLACVVYVVGNYGGVWLDYQLF